The Coprobacter tertius genome includes a region encoding these proteins:
- a CDS encoding ATP-binding protein, whose product MKKYFKFFTLLITFYLKNEAAHAFNSTYEDTGNFLNAFMISSLLLFILLLLLFYRHLRLRKKIRIQNHELKKNQSITESAFENIHSYILLVDKNFIVKRTNYYSLTGDTKQQKNKTVGELLHCKNAIECGCGKSVQCPHCNIRNAIGNSFKKQKDFNSLKASLDIIMSNKNTVSCEAIISGSYLKFGEEEYVLISVFDVTKERQIREKAQRDKAQFFLTINSLPVGIGICDKEGYIDIVNNFYHETMGTTPEYLLKNKVNFFKNPCIPNELKSRMKKGEKISEEVKYDYKLLNKEGYFISKHSNVQYYRIITDYIKDLQGNIESYIIIWVNNTLIHNTLKENRNIQNMFRFASSASKTGFTLINFLKDETIVTPEYLTNLGENINTDVKDIIKNYRRVHPEDRKKLLDFTEKAFISHIPEETFDMDIRVMDANGNWRWVRQMLKQKTFENGNVEILGWNIDSTDRKNVEEELKRSKIKAQNSDKLKSIFLANMSHEIRTPLNAIVGFSRLLAESDDPDEKKSYADIIDNNNELLLQLINDILDLSKIEADTLEFVYSVVNINSLLYDIEQSTKMKAGENSPVEIIFEPGLPECNIYTERNRLSQIITNFLTNALKFTYEGAIRFGYKQQENGLYFYVTDTGSGISKEDQTLLFQRFTKLNKIKPGTGLGLAISKTIVEKLGGEIGVSSEEGKGSTFWFTLPTEIIGISHEKNSSEIQHTDNKQNIEDEEIIIDSEISAKTISTGETKKKTVLIAEDMEDNYKLYEVSLGKKYKLIHAWDGQEAVELFEKNNPDIILMDIKMPVMDGYKATESIRKISNTVPIIGVTAFAFAEDKERILSSGFDQYLTKPIVPKKLIDLLESMGI is encoded by the coding sequence ATGAAAAAATATTTTAAGTTTTTTACGCTGTTAATTACTTTTTATCTGAAGAATGAAGCTGCTCATGCTTTTAACAGTACCTATGAAGATACAGGTAATTTCTTAAATGCGTTTATGATCTCTTCTCTGTTATTATTTATTTTATTACTACTTCTATTTTACAGGCATTTACGTCTCAGAAAAAAAATCAGGATCCAAAATCATGAATTGAAGAAAAACCAGTCGATCACCGAATCGGCATTCGAAAATATCCATTCCTATATCTTGTTAGTAGATAAAAATTTCATCGTAAAACGCACAAATTACTATAGCCTTACAGGTGACACAAAGCAACAAAAAAATAAAACCGTAGGTGAATTACTTCATTGCAAAAATGCGATAGAATGCGGCTGTGGTAAAAGTGTACAATGCCCACATTGCAATATCCGTAATGCGATTGGCAATTCTTTTAAAAAACAAAAAGATTTCAATAGCCTGAAAGCATCGCTTGATATTATAATGTCCAATAAAAATACGGTATCCTGTGAAGCTATTATCTCAGGTTCTTACCTTAAATTCGGTGAAGAAGAATATGTACTTATTTCGGTATTCGATGTCACAAAAGAAAGGCAAATACGAGAAAAAGCACAACGCGATAAAGCTCAGTTTTTTCTTACGATTAATAGTCTTCCGGTAGGAATAGGAATATGCGACAAAGAGGGCTATATCGATATCGTAAATAATTTTTATCACGAAACAATGGGCACTACTCCAGAATATCTTTTAAAAAACAAAGTGAATTTCTTTAAAAACCCATGCATACCAAACGAGCTGAAAAGCCGAATGAAAAAGGGTGAAAAGATATCGGAAGAAGTAAAATACGATTATAAACTTCTTAATAAAGAAGGATATTTTATCAGTAAACATTCAAACGTACAATACTATCGCATTATTACAGATTACATTAAAGATCTCCAAGGAAATATCGAATCATATATTATCATTTGGGTAAATAACACTCTGATACATAATACCCTTAAAGAAAATCGAAACATCCAGAATATGTTCCGGTTTGCCTCATCTGCATCAAAAACAGGTTTTACATTGATCAATTTTCTAAAAGACGAAACAATTGTAACCCCCGAATATCTGACTAATCTGGGAGAAAATATAAACACCGATGTAAAAGATATTATTAAAAATTATCGCCGAGTTCATCCTGAAGACAGAAAGAAATTACTCGATTTTACCGAAAAAGCATTCATCTCTCATATCCCTGAAGAAACATTCGATATGGATATCAGAGTAATGGATGCAAATGGAAATTGGAGGTGGGTACGCCAGATGTTGAAACAAAAAACATTCGAAAACGGAAATGTCGAAATACTGGGTTGGAATATCGACTCAACCGACCGTAAAAATGTAGAAGAAGAGTTAAAGAGATCAAAAATAAAAGCCCAAAATTCTGATAAACTAAAATCGATATTTTTAGCAAATATGAGCCACGAAATACGTACACCATTAAACGCAATCGTGGGATTCTCGAGATTACTTGCCGAATCGGATGATCCTGATGAAAAAAAATCATACGCCGATATTATCGATAACAATAATGAATTATTACTTCAATTAATTAACGATATTCTCGACTTATCGAAAATCGAAGCCGATACTTTAGAGTTTGTATATTCTGTTGTAAATATAAATTCGTTGTTATATGATATTGAACAAAGTACCAAAATGAAAGCCGGAGAAAACAGCCCGGTTGAAATCATTTTCGAACCCGGATTACCCGAATGCAATATATATACCGAACGTAATCGTTTGTCGCAAATAATTACAAACTTCTTAACCAATGCATTGAAATTTACTTATGAGGGGGCTATTCGTTTCGGGTACAAACAACAGGAAAATGGTCTATATTTTTATGTCACCGATACAGGATCGGGAATCAGCAAAGAAGACCAGACTCTTCTTTTTCAACGTTTTACAAAACTAAATAAAATTAAGCCGGGAACAGGTCTCGGTTTAGCCATATCTAAAACAATCGTCGAAAAACTGGGAGGTGAAATCGGAGTAAGTTCAGAAGAAGGTAAAGGGTCCACCTTCTGGTTTACGTTACCAACCGAAATTATCGGTATATCTCATGAGAAAAATTCCTCCGAAATACAACACACAGATAACAAACAAAACATCGAAGATGAAGAAATCATAATCGATTCCGAAATATCGGCAAAAACTATTTCTACCGGAGAAACAAAGAAAAAAACAGTTTTAATTGCCGAAGACATGGAAGACAATTACAAATTATATGAGGTCTCTTTAGGCAAAAAATACAAGCTCATTCACGCCTGGGATGGACAAGAAGCTGTAGAGTTATTTGAAAAAAATAATCCCGACATTATTCTCATGGATATAAAAATGCCTGTTATGGATGGATATAAAGCAACCGAGTCTATCCGAAAAATTTCCAATACAGTCCCCATAATTGGCGTCACGGCCTTCGCTTTTGCAGAAGATAAAGAAAGAATATTATCCTCCGGTTTCGACCAGTATCTAACAAAACCAATTGTCCCTAAAAAACTAATTGACTTATTGGAATCGATGGGAATATAA
- the ribF gene encoding riboflavin biosynthesis protein RibF yields MIIIDHPDMIPAKSLVAGIGFFDGVHLGHRYLIDNIRKTAREKGLSSAVITFRRHPREVLDKSYSLQLVSTFEERIRHLSATGVDYCIVLDFTLEISRFSARNFLELLVKHYGVAILYVGYDHRFGHNRSEDFYDYVRYGKELDIEILRADVYSPDGMHVSSSEIRRLLALGRVDEVGRLLTYHYTLRGRVVEGHRLGRKIGFPTANLQIEDSCKVIPANGVYAVWVVTDENRRYMGMLNIGTRPTVDNSNQRSIEVNLFDFSGNLYGSGLEIEFVSFIRPERRMRGIDELKDQLQKDKEYTRGILLN; encoded by the coding sequence ATGATAATCATCGACCATCCGGATATGATCCCGGCTAAATCTCTTGTTGCCGGGATCGGTTTTTTTGACGGAGTACATCTCGGTCATCGTTATCTTATCGATAATATACGTAAAACAGCTCGGGAAAAAGGGCTGTCTTCGGCTGTTATTACATTTCGCCGCCATCCCCGTGAAGTTTTGGATAAGAGCTATTCTCTACAGCTAGTTTCTACTTTTGAAGAAAGGATACGGCATTTGTCTGCTACGGGTGTAGATTATTGTATTGTGCTCGATTTCACTTTGGAAATTTCTCGTTTTTCTGCTCGTAATTTTCTTGAGCTATTGGTGAAACACTATGGTGTTGCCATTTTGTATGTCGGGTATGATCATCGTTTCGGACATAACCGTAGCGAAGATTTTTACGATTATGTGCGCTATGGAAAAGAGCTGGATATAGAAATATTAAGGGCTGATGTTTATTCACCTGACGGAATGCATGTAAGCTCTTCCGAAATACGACGTTTGTTGGCATTGGGAAGGGTCGATGAAGTCGGACGTTTACTTACCTATCATTATACTTTACGAGGCCGTGTCGTAGAAGGCCATCGATTAGGTAGAAAAATAGGGTTTCCTACGGCTAATTTACAAATAGAGGATTCTTGCAAAGTAATTCCGGCCAATGGCGTATATGCTGTATGGGTAGTTACGGACGAAAACAGGCGTTATATGGGTATGTTAAATATTGGAACTCGGCCGACTGTAGATAATAGCAATCAACGGAGTATAGAAGTAAATTTGTTCGATTTCTCGGGAAATCTGTATGGGAGTGGACTCGAAATAGAATTTGTTTCGTTCATCCGGCCAGAAAGACGTATGAGAGGTATTGATGAATTAAAAGATCAATTACAAAAAGATAAGGAGTACACCCGTGGTATACTCCTTAACTGA
- a CDS encoding Lrp/AsnC family transcriptional regulator, translating into MEKIDNLDRQILEIIMRNARIPSKDVAVQCGVSRAAIHQRIQRMIDMNVIVGSGYHVNPKSLGYRTCTYIGVKLEKGSMYKDVVPELEKIPEVVECHFTTGPYTMLCKLYARDNEHLMELLNNKIQEIHGVVATETLISLEQSMNREIPIKKKEDKLK; encoded by the coding sequence ATGGAAAAAATAGATAATCTCGACAGACAAATATTAGAAATAATTATGCGTAATGCCCGCATTCCGTCTAAAGACGTTGCTGTACAATGCGGTGTTTCTCGGGCAGCGATACATCAACGTATACAACGCATGATCGATATGAACGTAATTGTCGGCTCAGGCTATCATGTTAACCCTAAATCTTTGGGATACCGCACCTGCACTTACATCGGCGTAAAACTGGAAAAAGGTTCGATGTACAAAGATGTCGTACCCGAACTCGAAAAAATACCCGAAGTAGTGGAATGTCATTTTACAACCGGTCCCTACACTATGTTATGTAAACTTTATGCCCGTGATAACGAACACCTGATGGAGCTATTAAACAATAAAATACAAGAAATTCACGGCGTAGTAGCGACCGAAACTCTAATCTCTCTCGAACAAAGCATGAACCGCGAGATCCCTATCAAGAAAAAAGAAGATAAATTAAAATAG
- a CDS encoding FKBP-type peptidyl-prolyl cis-trans isomerase — MKHLITIICCLLVILPATAKKRKAKQPKIQKVELKTEADSLAYTFGVVNGHDISNMLKRQDKKIEVNDLIKGIDKTFYTDSTRFSYELGLQMGFAMKQQFEKMDKDSIVVNKNMFLPALYAALLGKETLISKNDAETKIDQFGQEQRKRMNQKAEARKMKEAKENLEAGKRFLAKKEQEPGIYKTASGLLYKVLREGDGVKITPDCKVKVNYIGSLAGGKQFDSSYSRNEPAIFGVTDVIKGWSEGLQLMSKGGKYILYVPSELAYGERGAGSDIGPNSALKFEIEIIDVICPNREDKE; from the coding sequence ATGAAACACCTAATTACTATAATCTGCTGTTTGCTGGTAATTCTTCCCGCAACGGCAAAAAAAAGAAAAGCCAAACAACCTAAAATACAAAAAGTAGAATTAAAAACAGAAGCCGACTCTCTGGCTTATACTTTTGGCGTTGTTAACGGGCACGATATCTCCAATATGTTAAAAAGGCAAGATAAAAAAATAGAAGTTAATGATCTTATAAAAGGAATCGACAAAACCTTTTATACCGATTCTACCCGTTTTTCTTACGAATTGGGACTGCAAATGGGTTTTGCCATGAAGCAACAGTTCGAAAAAATGGACAAAGATAGTATCGTTGTAAACAAAAATATGTTTTTACCCGCTCTATATGCTGCTTTGCTCGGAAAAGAAACACTAATTTCGAAAAATGACGCCGAAACAAAAATAGACCAATTCGGCCAAGAACAACGAAAGCGGATGAACCAAAAAGCAGAAGCTCGAAAAATGAAAGAGGCCAAGGAAAACCTCGAAGCTGGCAAACGATTTCTGGCTAAAAAAGAGCAAGAGCCCGGCATATATAAAACCGCATCGGGATTATTATATAAAGTTTTACGTGAAGGTGACGGTGTAAAAATTACCCCCGACTGCAAAGTAAAAGTAAACTATATCGGGTCATTAGCCGGTGGGAAACAATTCGATAGTTCATATAGCCGGAACGAACCCGCAATTTTTGGGGTTACGGATGTAATCAAAGGCTGGAGCGAAGGCCTACAGCTCATGAGCAAAGGGGGAAAATATATATTATATGTTCCTTCCGAACTGGCTTATGGAGAAAGAGGTGCAGGAAGTGATATCGGACCTAATTCGGCTTTGAAATTTGAAATAGAAATTATCGACGTTATCTGTCCCAATCGAGAAGATAAAGAATAA
- a CDS encoding FKBP-type peptidyl-prolyl cis-trans isomerase: MKKSILFSVLTAGAVVFGLTSCDSKSGSSLKTDIDSVSYAYGVLNGQDMATGIKSYPKKIDVDQLINGISTAVNSDTTKMSYELGMQIGINMKNQFQSMSERDLVMNKKIFMQALSASLKGDSTLLSRQKAEEVYQTFMKAFQEKQMKAEQEKLANTPEAKKNKADGEKFLAEKAKEKGVKKTASGLLYKVNKEGKGEKPTATSNVKVNYKGTLIDGKEFDANKKTSMNVAQVVPGFREALMMMTPGSSYTVYIPAELGYGVRQAGSIPMNSVLVFDIDLLEVEPSK; the protein is encoded by the coding sequence ATGAAAAAATCAATCTTATTTTCAGTACTTACTGCCGGTGCAGTAGTTTTTGGACTCACTTCTTGCGACAGCAAAAGCGGTAGTAGCTTAAAAACAGATATCGACAGTGTAAGTTACGCTTATGGCGTACTTAACGGTCAGGATATGGCTACCGGTATCAAAAGTTATCCTAAAAAAATCGATGTAGATCAATTGATCAACGGTATTTCTACTGCAGTAAACTCAGACACGACCAAAATGTCTTACGAATTGGGAATGCAAATCGGCATCAACATGAAAAATCAATTCCAAAGCATGTCAGAACGCGATTTGGTAATGAATAAAAAAATCTTCATGCAAGCTTTGTCTGCTTCTCTCAAAGGTGATTCAACTCTCTTATCGAGACAAAAAGCAGAGGAAGTTTACCAAACTTTTATGAAAGCTTTCCAAGAAAAACAAATGAAAGCCGAACAGGAAAAACTGGCTAATACTCCCGAAGCTAAAAAGAATAAAGCCGACGGCGAAAAATTTTTAGCCGAAAAAGCAAAAGAAAAAGGAGTTAAAAAAACTGCGTCAGGGTTACTTTATAAAGTAAATAAAGAAGGAAAAGGTGAAAAACCGACCGCAACCAGCAATGTTAAAGTAAATTACAAAGGTACTTTGATCGACGGTAAAGAATTCGATGCAAACAAAAAAACCAGCATGAATGTCGCTCAAGTTGTTCCCGGATTCAGAGAAGCTCTTATGATGATGACCCCGGGTTCGAGCTATACTGTTTACATCCCTGCCGAACTGGGCTACGGTGTACGCCAGGCAGGTTCTATTCCAATGAACTCGGTACTGGTATTCGATATCGACCTGCTCGAAGTCGAACCTTCTAAATAA
- a CDS encoding FKBP-type peptidyl-prolyl cis-trans isomerase: MDKLSYALGLSMGNNFKSSGISKIDVSDFAKGVKAVYENEKPEMTYDEAKQVINEFFTQMQKEITEKNAAEGKKFLDENKKRENVVTLPSGLQYEIMKEGNGEKPKATDKVKCHYHGTLTNGQVFDSSVQRGEPAVFGVNQVIPGWVEALQMMPVGSKWKLYIPSELAYGERGAGDAIAPNSALVFEVELLDIVK; this comes from the coding sequence ATGGACAAATTAAGCTATGCATTAGGCCTGAGTATGGGTAATAACTTTAAAAGTTCGGGTATCTCCAAAATCGATGTTTCAGACTTTGCAAAAGGAGTTAAAGCCGTATATGAAAACGAAAAACCGGAAATGACCTATGACGAAGCCAAGCAGGTAATTAACGAATTCTTTACCCAGATGCAAAAAGAAATTACTGAGAAAAATGCAGCCGAAGGGAAGAAATTTCTCGATGAAAATAAAAAACGTGAAAACGTTGTGACACTCCCCAGCGGGTTGCAATATGAAATCATGAAAGAAGGAAATGGCGAAAAACCGAAAGCTACCGATAAAGTAAAATGCCATTACCACGGTACACTTACCAACGGCCAGGTATTCGACAGTTCGGTACAGCGGGGCGAACCAGCTGTTTTCGGAGTAAATCAAGTTATACCGGGTTGGGTAGAAGCTCTACAAATGATGCCTGTAGGCTCTAAATGGAAATTATATATACCTTCGGAACTCGCTTACGGAGAAAGAGGTGCCGGTGACGCTATCGCTCCGAACTCAGCCCTCGTATTCGAAGTCGAATTACTGGATATTGTAAAATAA
- a CDS encoding SIR2 family NAD-dependent protein deacylase: protein MKKLVVLTGAGMSAESGLSTFRSSDGLWENHRVEDVATPEGWERDPEAVLDFYNMLRRKLITANPNEGHCGLATLEREYEVRIITQNVDNLHERAGSGHVLHLHGELMKSRSSGDENLIYDIPVNNPDIKIGDKCAKGYQLRPHIVWFGEAVPMIEKAIDWVAEADIFVVIGTSLNVYPAAGLLHYVRRGVPVYLIDPNEVHAPGNITRVIRKGATEGVKELTALLKQSHS, encoded by the coding sequence ATGAAAAAACTTGTTGTGCTTACAGGGGCAGGTATGAGTGCCGAAAGCGGACTTTCTACTTTTAGGAGCAGTGACGGGTTATGGGAAAATCATCGGGTAGAGGATGTTGCTACGCCTGAAGGGTGGGAGCGTGATCCTGAAGCTGTTCTCGATTTTTATAATATGTTGCGCCGTAAGCTGATAACGGCTAACCCTAATGAAGGTCATTGTGGTTTGGCTACCCTTGAGAGAGAGTATGAGGTGCGTATTATAACACAGAATGTAGATAATCTTCATGAACGGGCCGGCAGCGGCCATGTTTTACACTTGCATGGTGAATTGATGAAATCCCGTTCTTCAGGTGATGAAAATCTGATTTATGATATTCCGGTTAACAATCCCGATATTAAAATTGGGGATAAGTGTGCTAAAGGGTATCAACTGAGACCTCATATCGTTTGGTTCGGGGAGGCCGTTCCTATGATCGAAAAAGCGATCGACTGGGTTGCTGAAGCCGATATATTTGTTGTAATCGGAACTTCTTTGAATGTATATCCTGCTGCGGGTCTGTTGCATTATGTGCGTCGGGGGGTACCGGTGTATCTTATCGATCCGAACGAGGTGCATGCACCGGGAAATATTACACGGGTCATTCGTAAGGGGGCGACTGAAGGGGTTAAAGAGTTGACCGCATTGCTGAAACAATCTCATTCCTGA
- a CDS encoding Na/Pi cotransporter family protein, whose protein sequence is MEYTFFDFLTLIGSLGLFLYGMKVMSEGLQKVAGDRLRSILTAMTTNRFTGVLTGVLITALIQSSSATTVMVVSFVNAGLLSLVQSISVIMGANVGTTVTAWIISIFGFKVNISLFAIPLIGLAIPFIFSGNSRRRSWGEFIIGFAFLFMGLDFLKNSVPDLQSNPEILAFLSEYTNMGFLSVLLFLLIGSIITIIVQSSSATMAITLIMCSKGWISFDIAAAMVLGENIGTTITANLAAISGNVSAKRAAFAHFMFNIFGVCWVLLLFFPFTRFIAYLVGELTGGSPSDLINFIQQQGPDVINKISNDNAHLTGAEAALRSQYQGMQVTVSYALSLFHTVFNIANVLIMIWFVNFYVYIVTRVIKVKHQDDEEFQLKFISGGLLSTSELSLLQVKKEIGVFAERTNRMFGMVRDLIHEKEGSESYSKIFSRIEKYEKISDRMDLEIAAYLNNVADGRLSYDGKLQVSAMLTMTSEIESIGDSCFHLARTLQRKQESKTEFTEGIIADIDVMMRLVSEALENMISILTRNDVTEADFNKAYNKEMEINNFRNQLRTANIENINSKKYEYQSGTHFMDIISECEKLGDYIINVIEAVKEKRKIN, encoded by the coding sequence ATGGAGTACACTTTTTTCGACTTTTTGACCCTCATCGGCTCTCTGGGTTTATTCTTATACGGTATGAAAGTCATGAGCGAAGGGCTACAAAAAGTAGCGGGAGACCGGTTAAGAAGCATTCTCACGGCAATGACCACCAACCGATTTACCGGGGTACTTACCGGAGTACTGATTACCGCACTCATTCAATCCTCATCGGCTACCACTGTCATGGTGGTGAGTTTCGTAAACGCCGGACTTCTCTCTCTCGTACAATCCATATCGGTTATTATGGGCGCCAATGTAGGAACTACCGTTACCGCATGGATTATTTCGATTTTCGGATTTAAAGTAAACATAAGTCTTTTCGCTATCCCGCTTATCGGATTAGCCATTCCGTTCATTTTTTCAGGCAACAGCCGCCGACGCTCATGGGGAGAATTTATAATCGGTTTTGCATTTCTATTCATGGGTCTCGACTTTTTAAAGAATTCGGTTCCCGATCTGCAAAGTAATCCCGAAATACTCGCCTTCTTATCGGAATATACCAATATGGGATTTCTTTCTGTATTGCTGTTCCTGCTCATTGGGTCGATAATTACAATTATCGTACAATCCTCGAGTGCTACCATGGCCATTACCCTGATCATGTGCAGTAAAGGCTGGATTTCTTTCGATATAGCCGCGGCAATGGTTTTAGGAGAAAATATAGGTACGACCATAACGGCCAATCTTGCCGCCATCTCTGGAAACGTTTCGGCCAAAAGAGCAGCTTTCGCTCACTTTATGTTCAATATCTTCGGCGTATGCTGGGTATTATTATTATTTTTTCCTTTTACCCGGTTTATCGCATATTTGGTCGGGGAACTTACCGGAGGCTCACCTTCCGACTTGATAAACTTTATACAACAACAGGGACCGGATGTTATTAATAAAATATCGAACGATAACGCCCACCTTACCGGGGCCGAAGCTGCTTTAAGAAGCCAGTACCAGGGAATGCAGGTAACGGTATCGTATGCATTGTCACTTTTCCACACCGTATTTAATATCGCCAACGTGCTCATCATGATATGGTTTGTAAACTTTTATGTTTATATTGTCACACGAGTGATAAAGGTAAAACATCAAGACGACGAAGAATTCCAACTCAAGTTTATATCGGGCGGCCTCTTATCGACCTCCGAACTTTCGCTTCTACAAGTTAAAAAAGAGATTGGAGTTTTTGCCGAACGTACCAACCGCATGTTTGGAATGGTTAGAGATCTGATACACGAGAAAGAAGGAAGCGAAAGTTACTCGAAGATATTCAGCCGTATCGAGAAATATGAAAAAATAAGCGACCGGATGGATCTCGAGATCGCCGCATACCTGAATAATGTAGCCGATGGACGCTTAAGTTACGACGGTAAATTACAGGTAAGCGCCATGCTGACGATGACGTCGGAAATTGAAAGCATCGGCGACTCCTGTTTCCACTTGGCGCGTACTTTACAACGTAAACAAGAGTCAAAAACCGAATTTACCGAAGGCATCATTGCCGATATCGACGTTATGATGCGGCTCGTATCGGAAGCTCTCGAAAATATGATCTCTATTCTTACACGTAACGATGTTACCGAGGCCGATTTCAACAAAGCCTATAATAAAGAAATGGAAATTAACAACTTCAGGAATCAGTTACGCACAGCCAATATCGAAAATATAAATTCTAAAAAATATGAGTACCAGTCGGGAACTCATTTTATGGATATTATATCGGAATGTGAAAAACTGGGCGATTATATTATCAATGTTATCGAAGCGGTAAAAGAAAAACGTAAAATAAATTAA
- a CDS encoding nucleoside kinase — protein METRKDIDKNIEIISQDLGHRVKVKEGSSLKEIYQQLGIRLSYPILCARVNNKTEELDYRVYNPKQIEFIDITHPSGMRAYVRSLCFVLYKAIEDIMPGTRLRIEHSVSKGYYCGLGDRIEITPEMVSAIKKRMSEIVDADYAFERIECPTADALKLFKEHNMPDKVALLESSRTLYTIYYKLDNLIDYYYSCLVPSTGYLKVFDLIKYNGGLLLLPPSETDPSRVAEVVRQEKMLEAFKEYVNFNHIVGLSNVGNLNQAIKLRKATDLIKVSEALHEKKIAGIADEIYERNKNGGARVILISGPSSSGKTTFSKRLSIQLMTNLLVPVTISLDNYFVNRDQTPLDDDGEYDYESLYALDLKQFNHDIERLLAGEEVDLPTYNFETGRRMYRGNKLQLKSSNVLILEGIHALNPELTPQIDDMYKYKIYVSALTSISIDDHNWVPTGDNRLLRRIIRDYKYRGYTAQNSIARWPSVRRGEEKWIFPYQENADAMFNSSLLFELSVLKRHAVPLLNAVPRDCSEYGEANRLLKFLDFFLPLTEHEIPPTSLLREFLGGSSFKY, from the coding sequence ATGGAGACAAGAAAAGATATAGATAAAAATATAGAAATAATAAGTCAGGACCTCGGTCATCGGGTTAAGGTAAAAGAGGGAAGCTCTTTAAAGGAGATATATCAACAGTTGGGGATACGGCTATCTTACCCAATATTATGTGCCCGGGTTAATAACAAAACGGAAGAACTCGACTACAGAGTATATAATCCTAAGCAAATAGAATTTATAGATATTACGCACCCTTCGGGCATGAGAGCTTATGTGCGTTCGCTTTGTTTTGTGCTATACAAAGCAATAGAGGATATAATGCCCGGCACACGGCTGCGTATCGAACATTCGGTGTCGAAGGGATATTATTGCGGCTTGGGGGATCGTATCGAGATTACACCCGAAATGGTTTCAGCCATTAAAAAAAGGATGTCGGAAATTGTAGATGCCGATTATGCTTTTGAGCGAATCGAATGTCCTACTGCAGATGCTCTAAAGCTCTTCAAAGAACATAATATGCCCGATAAGGTGGCGCTTCTGGAATCTTCTCGTACGCTATACACGATATATTATAAACTCGATAATCTTATCGATTATTATTATAGCTGTTTGGTACCGTCTACCGGATATCTGAAAGTATTCGATCTGATTAAATACAATGGTGGTTTGTTGTTGTTACCACCTTCCGAAACCGATCCTTCTCGAGTGGCGGAAGTGGTGAGGCAGGAGAAAATGCTCGAGGCTTTTAAGGAATATGTAAATTTCAACCATATCGTCGGATTGAGTAATGTGGGAAATCTAAATCAGGCGATTAAACTGCGTAAAGCGACCGATTTGATAAAAGTTTCCGAAGCGTTGCATGAGAAAAAAATTGCAGGTATTGCCGATGAGATATATGAGCGTAATAAGAACGGAGGGGCAAGAGTGATTCTTATTTCAGGGCCCTCTTCTTCGGGTAAAACAACATTCTCTAAGAGACTTTCGATACAGTTAATGACCAATTTACTTGTACCGGTTACGATTTCTCTCGATAATTATTTTGTTAATCGGGATCAGACCCCTCTCGATGATGATGGAGAATATGATTATGAGTCGTTATATGCCCTCGATCTGAAACAGTTTAATCACGATATAGAACGTTTACTTGCCGGAGAGGAGGTAGATTTACCTACTTATAATTTTGAAACCGGTCGTCGCATGTATCGGGGAAACAAATTACAGTTGAAATCTTCTAATGTACTTATTCTTGAAGGGATACATGCGTTGAATCCTGAGTTGACCCCACAGATTGACGATATGTATAAGTATAAGATATATGTTTCTGCGTTGACTTCTATTTCGATCGATGACCACAATTGGGTACCAACGGGTGATAATCGGCTCTTAAGACGTATTATAAGGGATTATAAATACAGGGGATATACTGCTCAAAATAGTATTGCTCGCTGGCCGAGTGTGAGGCGAGGGGAAGAAAAGTGGATATTTCCTTATCAGGAAAATGCCGATGCGATGTTTAATTCATCTTTATTATTTGAATTATCTGTATTGAAACGACATGCTGTACCATTGTTAAATGCGGTTCCGAGAGATTGTTCAGAATACGGAGAAGCCAACCGGTTATTAAAATTTCTCGATTTCTTTTTACCGCTTACCGAACATGAAATTCCTCCGACATCATTGCTCAGGGAGTTTTTGGGAGGAAGTAGTTTCAAATACTGA